In Thalassophryne amazonica chromosome 14, fThaAma1.1, whole genome shotgun sequence, one DNA window encodes the following:
- the LOC117524470 gene encoding polypeptide N-acetylgalactosaminyltransferase 5 isoform X2 — protein MDVVFKKLRTWKRSLRGSGRVLVFVFVASVLWLLFDMAALRVSINDANTSMLRDRMIMERDKLMRQRARKGTHLMVKGFEPARGLADGFDPQEAKKQEQLLRLNKLRDFDQQEHKSAAPEDDGAVAPKQDPPAKKAVNLDGNGPKAEANIGKVATKVVPVVQENGQNSKDSQGAQDVPHNMDSKTHETHNVNITTAHVTISNKNKQETKFVESDPDAAKELPKHREELKLQVGEESKDMSTHVRKPSVHKVLSLDVTRSPRDVNAVGQFGQPGVLPSDADEQVKKRWGEGHFNVYLSDQIPVDRAIPDTRPEMCAQSLIHDDLPTTSVIFCFVDEVWSTLLRSVHSVLNRSPPHLIKEIILVDDFSTKEYLKEPLDRYMLQFPKVRIIRLKERQGLIRARMAGAAAAKGEVLTFLDSHIECNVGWLEPMLERIYQNRKKVPCPTIEVISDKDMSYLKIDNFQKGVFDWSLMFRWRPIPQEVIKKTNLSISDPLRCPVMAGGLFSIDKNYFFELGAYDPGLDVWGGENMEISFKIWMCGGEIEILPCSRVGHIYRGQNPYNFPKDKYKTVARNLARVAEVWLDEYKDLFYGHGYLHLLDKKVNDIGDLTVQIELRKKLQCKSFKWYLDNVYPDMEAPLVKAEGLMFNLGLRKCLSLQNSSLVFETCDLSKQAQQFNYTWTRLVCQGDLCLAAHKNLSLTLQLCDNTKPELRWFHKSSSTTLVGHLLPEFVSRHVCLEARPQGDTVHFQQCDSNNSFQKWEFTQYHTQ, from the exons ATGGATGTGGTTTTTAAGAAGCTGAGAACCTGGAAGCGCTCCTTGCGGGGCAGCGGCAGAGTTCTGGTGTTTGTCTTCGTGGCTTCTGTCCTCTGGCTGCTCTTTGACATGGCCGCGCTGCGCGTGTCCATCAACGACGCCAACACCAGCATGCTGCGGGACCGAATGATCATGGAGAGGGACAAGCTGATGAGGCAAAGGGCCCGCAAGGGGACCCACCTGATGGTGAAGGGCTTCGAACCCGCAAGAGGCCTGGCGGACGGCTTTGATCCTCAAGAAGCCAAGAAACAGGAACAGCTGTTGAGGCTCAATAAGCTCAGGGATTTTGACCAGCAAGAACATAAATCTGCAGCTCCTGAAGATGATGGAGCTGTGGCTCCAAAGCAGGATCCTCCTGCCAAAAAAGCTGTCAACCTGGATGGGAATGGACCCAAAGCTGAAGCCAATATTGGTAAAGTCGCGACCAAAGTGGTGCCTGTTGTTCAGGAAAACGGGCAAAACTCAAAGGACTCTCAAGGTGCTCAAGATGTTCCACACAATATGGATTCAAAGACGCACGAAACACATAATGTTAACATCACAACAGCACATGTGACAATTTCCAACAAGAACAAGCAGGAGACAAAGTTTGTTGAAAGTGATCCAGATGCCGCTAAGGAACTCCCAAAACATAGAGAAGAACTGAAGCTTCAAGTAGGAGAGGAGTCCAAGGACATGTCAACTCATGTCCGAAAGCCAAGTGTCCACAAAGTGCTTTCCTTGGATGTGACTCGTTCTCCGAGAGACGTCAACGCAGTGGGACAGTTTGGGCAACCGGGAGTCCTTCCCAGTGACGCAGACGAACAGGTGAAGAAGAGATGGGGCGAAGGACATTTTAATGTCTACCTCAGCGACCAGATCCCGGTGGACCGAGCTATTCCAGATACCAGGCCTGAGAT GTGTGCACAGAGTCTGATTCACGACGATTTGCCGACCACCAGTGTGATTTTCTGCTTCGTGGATGAAGTGTGGTCCACGCTCCTCCGTTCTGTGCACAGTGTCCTCAACAGGTCGCCACCACACCTCATCAAAGAGATCATTCTTGTAGATGATTTTAGCACCAAAG AGTATCTGAAGGAGCCACTGGATAGGTACATGCTCCAGTTTCCCAAAGTGCGAATCATTCGCCTGAAGGAGCGCCAGGGCCTGATCAGGGCCAGGATGGCTGGAGCTGCTGCTGCCAAAG GTGAAGTCCTCACCTTCCTCGACTCCCACATTGAATGCAACGTGGGCTGGCTGGAGCCGATGTTGGAGAGAATCTACCAGAATCGTAAGAAAGTGCCCTGTCCCACTATTGAAGTCATCAGTGATAAGGACATGAG ttacttgaaAATTGACAACTTCCAAAAAGGTGTTTTTGATTGGTCTTTGATGTTTCGCTGGCGACCAATACCACAAGAAGTGATTAAGAAGACTAACTTGAGTATTTCAGATCCACTaag ATGCCCCGTGATGGCTGGAGGTCTCTTCTCTATAGATAAGAACTATTTCTTTGAACTTGGAGCTTATGATCCTGGACTGGATGTGTGGGGTGGAGAGAACATGGAGATTTCATTTAAG ATCTGGATGTGCGGTGGAGAAATCGAGATTCTCCCGTGCTCTCGAGTGGGACATATTTACCGAGGACAGAATCCCTACAATTTCCCCAAGGACAAGTACAAAACGGTGGCGCGCAACCTGGCGCGGGTGGCTGAAGTGTGGCTCGATGAGTACAAGGACCTTTTCTACGGTCATGGCTACCTCCACCTGCTGGACAAAAAGGTGAATGACATCGGCGACCTCACTGTACAGATTGAGCTGAGAAAGAAACTCCAGTGCAAAAGCTTCAAGTGGTACCTGGACAACGTGTACCCGGATATGGAGGCTCCCCTCGTCAAAGCTGAGGGCCTG ATGTTCAATCTCGGCTTGAGAAAATGTCTCAGTCTGCAGAACAGCTCCTTGGTGTTTGAGACGTGTGACCTGAGCAAGCAG GCGCAGCAGTTTAATTACACCTGGACCAGGCTTGTTTGCCAAGGAGATTTATGCCTTGCTGCTCATAAGAACTTGAGTTTGACACTACAGTTATGCGACAACACAAAGCCAGAACTCCGCTGGTTTCACAAGTCCTCCAGCACCACACTGGTAGG CCACCTGTTGCCGGAGTTTGTGTCACGCCACGTGTGCCTGGAGGCAAGACCGCAGGGCGACACTGTTCACTTTCAACAGTGCGACTCCAACAAT
- the LOC117524470 gene encoding polypeptide N-acetylgalactosaminyltransferase 5 isoform X1, with translation MDVVFKKLRTWKRSLRGSGRVLVFVFVASVLWLLFDMAALRVSINDANTSMLRDRMIMERDKLMRQRARKGTHLMVKGFEPARGLADGFDPQEAKKQEQLLRLNKLRDFDQQEHKSAAPEDDGAVAPKQDPPAKKAVNLDGNGPKAEANIGKVATKVVPVVQENGQNSKDSQGAQDVPHNMDSKTHETHNVNITTAHVTISNKNKQETKFVESDPDAAKELPKHREELKLQVGEESKDMSTHVRKPSVHKVLSLDVTRSPRDVNAVGQFGQPGVLPSDADEQVKKRWGEGHFNVYLSDQIPVDRAIPDTRPEMCAQSLIHDDLPTTSVIFCFVDEVWSTLLRSVHSVLNRSPPHLIKEIILVDDFSTKEYLKEPLDRYMLQFPKVRIIRLKERQGLIRARMAGAAAAKGEVLTFLDSHIECNVGWLEPMLERIYQNRKKVPCPTIEVISDKDMSYLKIDNFQKGVFDWSLMFRWRPIPQEVIKKTNLSISDPLRCPVMAGGLFSIDKNYFFELGAYDPGLDVWGGENMEISFKIWMCGGEIEILPCSRVGHIYRGQNPYNFPKDKYKTVARNLARVAEVWLDEYKDLFYGHGYLHLLDKKVNDIGDLTVQIELRKKLQCKSFKWYLDNVYPDMEAPLVKAEGLMFNLGLRKCLSLQNSSLVFETCDLSKQAQQFNYTWTRLVCQGDLCLAAHKNLSLTLQLCDNTKPELRWFHKSSSTTLADHLLPEFVSRHVCLEARPQGDTVHFQQCDSNNSFQKWEFTQYHTQ, from the exons ATGGATGTGGTTTTTAAGAAGCTGAGAACCTGGAAGCGCTCCTTGCGGGGCAGCGGCAGAGTTCTGGTGTTTGTCTTCGTGGCTTCTGTCCTCTGGCTGCTCTTTGACATGGCCGCGCTGCGCGTGTCCATCAACGACGCCAACACCAGCATGCTGCGGGACCGAATGATCATGGAGAGGGACAAGCTGATGAGGCAAAGGGCCCGCAAGGGGACCCACCTGATGGTGAAGGGCTTCGAACCCGCAAGAGGCCTGGCGGACGGCTTTGATCCTCAAGAAGCCAAGAAACAGGAACAGCTGTTGAGGCTCAATAAGCTCAGGGATTTTGACCAGCAAGAACATAAATCTGCAGCTCCTGAAGATGATGGAGCTGTGGCTCCAAAGCAGGATCCTCCTGCCAAAAAAGCTGTCAACCTGGATGGGAATGGACCCAAAGCTGAAGCCAATATTGGTAAAGTCGCGACCAAAGTGGTGCCTGTTGTTCAGGAAAACGGGCAAAACTCAAAGGACTCTCAAGGTGCTCAAGATGTTCCACACAATATGGATTCAAAGACGCACGAAACACATAATGTTAACATCACAACAGCACATGTGACAATTTCCAACAAGAACAAGCAGGAGACAAAGTTTGTTGAAAGTGATCCAGATGCCGCTAAGGAACTCCCAAAACATAGAGAAGAACTGAAGCTTCAAGTAGGAGAGGAGTCCAAGGACATGTCAACTCATGTCCGAAAGCCAAGTGTCCACAAAGTGCTTTCCTTGGATGTGACTCGTTCTCCGAGAGACGTCAACGCAGTGGGACAGTTTGGGCAACCGGGAGTCCTTCCCAGTGACGCAGACGAACAGGTGAAGAAGAGATGGGGCGAAGGACATTTTAATGTCTACCTCAGCGACCAGATCCCGGTGGACCGAGCTATTCCAGATACCAGGCCTGAGAT GTGTGCACAGAGTCTGATTCACGACGATTTGCCGACCACCAGTGTGATTTTCTGCTTCGTGGATGAAGTGTGGTCCACGCTCCTCCGTTCTGTGCACAGTGTCCTCAACAGGTCGCCACCACACCTCATCAAAGAGATCATTCTTGTAGATGATTTTAGCACCAAAG AGTATCTGAAGGAGCCACTGGATAGGTACATGCTCCAGTTTCCCAAAGTGCGAATCATTCGCCTGAAGGAGCGCCAGGGCCTGATCAGGGCCAGGATGGCTGGAGCTGCTGCTGCCAAAG GTGAAGTCCTCACCTTCCTCGACTCCCACATTGAATGCAACGTGGGCTGGCTGGAGCCGATGTTGGAGAGAATCTACCAGAATCGTAAGAAAGTGCCCTGTCCCACTATTGAAGTCATCAGTGATAAGGACATGAG ttacttgaaAATTGACAACTTCCAAAAAGGTGTTTTTGATTGGTCTTTGATGTTTCGCTGGCGACCAATACCACAAGAAGTGATTAAGAAGACTAACTTGAGTATTTCAGATCCACTaag ATGCCCCGTGATGGCTGGAGGTCTCTTCTCTATAGATAAGAACTATTTCTTTGAACTTGGAGCTTATGATCCTGGACTGGATGTGTGGGGTGGAGAGAACATGGAGATTTCATTTAAG ATCTGGATGTGCGGTGGAGAAATCGAGATTCTCCCGTGCTCTCGAGTGGGACATATTTACCGAGGACAGAATCCCTACAATTTCCCCAAGGACAAGTACAAAACGGTGGCGCGCAACCTGGCGCGGGTGGCTGAAGTGTGGCTCGATGAGTACAAGGACCTTTTCTACGGTCATGGCTACCTCCACCTGCTGGACAAAAAGGTGAATGACATCGGCGACCTCACTGTACAGATTGAGCTGAGAAAGAAACTCCAGTGCAAAAGCTTCAAGTGGTACCTGGACAACGTGTACCCGGATATGGAGGCTCCCCTCGTCAAAGCTGAGGGCCTG ATGTTCAATCTCGGCTTGAGAAAATGTCTCAGTCTGCAGAACAGCTCCTTGGTGTTTGAGACGTGTGACCTGAGCAAGCAG GCGCAGCAGTTTAATTACACCTGGACCAGGCTTGTTTGCCAAGGAGATTTATGCCTTGCTGCTCATAAGAACTTGAGTTTGACACTACAGTTATGCGACAACACAAAGCCAGAACTCCGCTGGTTTCACAAGTCCTCCAGCACCACACTG GCTGACCACCTGTTGCCGGAGTTTGTGTCACGCCACGTGTGCCTGGAGGCAAGACCGCAGGGCGACACTGTTCACTTTCAACAGTGCGACTCCAACAAT